One window of Chloroflexota bacterium genomic DNA carries:
- the murB gene encoding UDP-N-acetylmuramate dehydrogenase — translation MRDAAEGAPPPAPTHRPGDAGALRDLQRRIGPSARANEPLARYASLRVGGPADLYLTARSTQQIVDAVEAAAALDVPWRIMGGASNLLIADEGIAGLVIRTAANGVCEATDEQGRVLIRAEAGRLLAGLGKQLALRGLRGLEWAANVPGTVGASVVNNSGAFGSCVAEHLACASVYVLGQGTVSFDAAGLGLAYRSSHLKRGNLIGAVLDATFRVEVDEPSVLRARISEIQRLRRDSQPSGYSIGSVFANPPGDAAGRLIESAGLKGRAIGDAVVSQLHANFIVNRGAATSRDVLRLVAHVQTTVWRQTGIWLTPEVQLAGRFRPEELLALAGPPGAAA, via the coding sequence GGCGACGCGGGCGCGCTTCGTGATCTGCAGCGGCGGATCGGGCCATCTGCGCGCGCTAACGAGCCGCTCGCCCGATATGCCTCGCTGCGCGTCGGCGGACCGGCCGACCTCTATCTGACCGCTCGCTCGACACAGCAGATCGTCGACGCCGTCGAGGCTGCCGCTGCGCTCGACGTGCCCTGGCGCATCATGGGCGGCGCGTCGAACTTGCTGATTGCCGACGAGGGCATAGCCGGACTCGTCATCCGGACGGCGGCCAACGGGGTATGCGAGGCTACCGACGAGCAGGGGCGTGTCCTTATTCGCGCCGAGGCAGGACGCCTGCTGGCCGGCCTCGGGAAACAGCTCGCGCTTCGCGGTCTGCGCGGGCTCGAGTGGGCCGCGAATGTGCCGGGCACGGTGGGCGCGTCCGTCGTCAACAATTCGGGCGCGTTCGGATCGTGCGTCGCGGAGCATCTCGCGTGCGCCAGCGTCTACGTCCTCGGCCAAGGCACCGTATCATTCGACGCGGCGGGGCTGGGTTTGGCCTACCGTTCCAGCCATCTGAAGCGCGGGAACCTGATCGGGGCCGTATTGGACGCAACCTTCCGCGTCGAAGTCGACGAGCCGAGCGTGCTGCGGGCGCGCATCTCGGAGATCCAGCGACTCCGCCGAGACTCTCAGCCCAGCGGATACAGCATTGGGTCCGTATTTGCGAATCCTCCGGGCGACGCGGCGGGACGGCTCATCGAGAGCGCTGGGCTAAAGGGCCGCGCGATCGGCGACGCGGTCGTCTCCCAGCTCCATGCGAACTTCATCGTTAACCGTGGGGCGGCCACCTCACGCGACGTTCTCCGTCTCGTGGCGCACGTCCAAACGACGGTGTGGCGGCAAACCGGAATCTGGCTCACGCCCGAGGTGCAGCTCGCGGGTCGATTCCGGCCGGAGGAACTGCTCGCGCTCGCCGGTCCACCAGGAGCCGCCGCGTGA